From Rhodovibrio salinarum DSM 9154:
GAGACCCTGATCTCCGGGCATTGAGCGCAGCACGCTGGCTGCGAACAGACAGGCTGCGGCACCTTCGGGATCGTGCGTCCGGATGTCGGATGCAACGCGGCGCAGTTCCGCAACCTGCCGGCTGAAGCTGGTACTGGAAAGGGAATTGGGCCGCCGCTGGGCCATGAAACCTCCGCCACACTGAAGTCGATCGCGCGCTTGGCGCTGCTTTGAGACGGTCGCGCCAACAGGCTGCCGGCTGCCGTGGTTGGGGCACTGCGGCGCGGTCCGTGGCATGGGAACGTCAGTGCCTCGCGTATTGTTCGTTTGGTGGCCCTGAAGGTTGCTGCTCGCCGACGCGGTTCGCTGTCTCTGCCGATTGTTTCCTAGACGCTGACTGTGGCGATAAAGAACAGCATCGCGAGACCGACGGTTGGAGTACCGGCAATATACTCTTGCGCCATGACACATTTTCCTTGTCCGTCCAAAACCTTCTGATCATTCAACGGTAAAACCGGATCAAAGGTCCCGTCCTTCCAATTGTTCGCATTGGGAAATCACTCGATATCGGCGCCTTTGGACGATTGATCTTCCAAACGCTCCGATTCTTTGATGAGCGCACGTGCGATGATGGTCCCGGCCAGGACGGCAAGCGTGTTCACCGTGCCGTCGATCACCTCGGCGCTGCGCCAGGGCAGGGCCGCCTGTAGGCCTTCGATCGCCCAGCCGTACAGGATGACGCCGATAACAGCCGGTCGCCATAGCGCGGCGGGCAGGCTGAACGCCGCGCCGCCGCCCAGGACGAGATAGGCCAGAGCGTGGAAAACCTTATCTGCGCCTTCGGCATCCGTCGGGGCAACATCGGGCAGTACCGACAGCACCAGGACGAGGCAGACGGACATGCCCCATAACACCTGTATCGCGCGTAGCAGGGGCGGGCGGCGTAGTAGCTGGACAAGTGCGCCCACGAAACCGTGCCCGCCTTTAAATAAGGATAGTATTGTTCTGCGCCAAGAAGATAAAAACTCCTATGTTGTTATCGATGTTAGCGGTCACGATGACGTGTTGCGACGGTAGAATCGTTAATACGAATTATCTTGTGGCTTTTTCAGGGCCGAGCCGGAGGTGATCGCCGGCAGCTACGGCCGAATCCATTAGATGGATTTGATTGACCCCTTTTGCATCCCAACAGATAGTGCAGCTTCGGCGGCAAAGCCGAGTGCATTAAGGGAGAAATGATGTCTACCGACTACAAGGAAGTCCGCGGCAAACGAGGTGTTCTCGGCGTGATCCTGCTGATCAGCAGGCCTGCGAAGACCTGGCGGGCCGTCGCATACGCGATTGTGTTGGCAGGGCTGACCAGCGCCGCGCTGCTTGGTGCGGCCGGCTCGGTGTCGGCGCAGGGCCAACTCCCAGAGTACGATTTCGAAAAGTACTGTGAACAGGCCGCCCAGACGAACGACGGTAGTAACATGACCGAGCAGGGGTGCCGCGATCAGGAACGTGCTGCCCGGCGCTGGCTCCAGGACACCCGAGTCTCAGCGGAGATTTACGACTACTGCGACAGTGTCGCCAGCATGTCCGGCGGCAGCTACTTTATCTTGAAGGCGTGCATGCAGCATGAACGACAGGCGCGCGACGCTAAGCAGTGACGCGGAAAAGATCACCAGCGCTGGTTACACCGTTGTGATGCAGAAAATCGAGGGCGGCCAAAAAGTGGAGGCCCGGGCCGGAATCGAACCGACGTGCGGGGATTTGCAGTCCCCTGCATCACCACTCTGCCACCGGGCCATCTGTTAAAAGCCGCCTTCGCACGCGGCGAAACGGTCGGTGCCGCGCGTTCGGGGCGCACGTATAATGAGGCCTCCGGAACCGGTCAAGCGGCCACAGATGTGCCAAGGCATCACCATGCCGGTCCGGCGTTGCTTCGCTGCGCGGTTCACGCCTATAACGGCGCGCGGACAGGCGATTGTCGCAAAGCGACGGCGCACCACTTTTGTGGTATGCGCGTAACGGATCCCCCTTTCCGACACCGCTCGAGCGAGAGGACACATGGTCGATTACGCCACCGCGCGGATGAATATGGTGGAGAGCCAGCTGCGCACCAACAAGGTCACCGACCAGCGCGTGCTGGAGGCGTTCGAAACGATCCCGCGCGAGCGGTTCGTGCCGGATCACCTGCGCAGCCTGGCCTACGTCGACGAGGACCTGCGCCTGAAGGACGACCGCTACCTGGTCGAGCCGATGGTCCAGGCCCGGTTGATGGACGTTGCCGACATCCGCGCCGAAGATGTCGTGCTCGTGGTCGGCGCGGGGAGCGGCTACGCCTGTGCGATCCTGGCGACGATCGCTGCGACCGTGGTCGGCCTGGAGAGCGATCCGGAACTGGCCAAGCTGGCCGAGAGCGCCCTGCAGGAGCAGGGCGTCGACAACGCCGTGGTGATCCAGGGCGAGATGAACAAAGGCTATCCCAAGCAGGGTCCCTACGATGTGATCCTGCTGAACGGGGCGGTCGCCGAAGTGCCGAAAGCGCTGACCGATCAGCTGAGCCCCAAAGGCGGTCGCTTGGCGACCGTTGTGCGCAGCGACAGCGGTCCGGGTAAGGGGACGGTGTTCGAGCGCTGGGAGAAGGCGGTCGGCCGGCGTACCCTGTTCGATGCCAACACGCCCGTGTTGCCCGGCTTTCACAAGCAGCCCGGATTCGTCTTCTAGGCGCACCCGCCTCTTAGGCATTCGGTGCCCGCTTTCGCGTCCGGCTGTGTGAACCGAACGATACGCGCGAATGCGCCTTGCGCGCGATGCTGCCAAAGGACATCCGCTTGCCCATGACCGCCCCCCGACTTTTGCGTCGACACGTCAGCTTCCGCCGCTGGGCGCTTCAAGGCGCCGTTTCCGCCGCTGTGATCGCCGTGGCCGCCTTGCAACCGGCGGGGGCCTCGGCCGAGAGCCTGCAGGAAGCGCTCGCCAACGCCTACCGCACCAACCCGAACCTGGAAGCCGCGCGTCGGTCGCTGGGTGCCACCAACGAGGCGGTGCCGCAGGCACGTTCCGGCTGGCGGCCAAGCGTCACGGTGCAGGGGCAGGCCGGCCGTCGACGTACGGATACGGAAATTGACGGCTCCAGCCCCATTCGTCAGGGCGGGGTCGAGACGACGACGCCGCTGAGCACCTCACTGGAAGTGCGCCAGCCGCTCTACCGCGGCGGTAGCACGGTCGCCGGTATCGACCGCGCCGAATTTGAGGTGAAGGCGGAGCGCGCCAATCTGGCATCGACCGAACAGGAAATCCTGTTTCGGGCAGCGCAGGCGTACATGGATGTCTGGCGCGACCAGGCGGTGCTGCGCCTGAACGAGAACAACGTCGAGGTCCTTCGGCGCCAGCTGCAGGCGACTCGCGACCGCTTCGAGGTAGGCGAGGTGACCCGCACCGATGTGGCGCAGGCCGAGTCGCGCCTGGCCGGAGCCCTTGCGGACCGCACGGACGCGCAGGGGCAGTTGAACGCCAGCCGGGCAACCTACAAGGAAGTGATCGGGCGGATGCCGGAGAGTGTCGAGCAGCCGCCCTCGCCGGATGAGCGTCTGCCCGCGAGCCTGCAGTCCACCGTCTCCCAGGCCCGTTCGGAGAATCCAGAGGTCGTCGC
This genomic window contains:
- a CDS encoding protein-L-isoaspartate O-methyltransferase family protein; translated protein: MVDYATARMNMVESQLRTNKVTDQRVLEAFETIPRERFVPDHLRSLAYVDEDLRLKDDRYLVEPMVQARLMDVADIRAEDVVLVVGAGSGYACAILATIAATVVGLESDPELAKLAESALQEQGVDNAVVIQGEMNKGYPKQGPYDVILLNGAVAEVPKALTDQLSPKGGRLATVVRSDSGPGKGTVFERWEKAVGRRTLFDANTPVLPGFHKQPGFVF
- a CDS encoding TolC family outer membrane protein, which codes for MTAPRLLRRHVSFRRWALQGAVSAAVIAVAALQPAGASAESLQEALANAYRTNPNLEAARRSLGATNEAVPQARSGWRPSVTVQGQAGRRRTDTEIDGSSPIRQGGVETTTPLSTSLEVRQPLYRGGSTVAGIDRAEFEVKAERANLASTEQEILFRAAQAYMDVWRDQAVLRLNENNVEVLRRQLQATRDRFEVGEVTRTDVAQAESRLAGALADRTDAQGQLNASRATYKEVIGRMPESVEQPPSPDERLPASLQSTVSQARSENPEVVAAEFTYRARREETREVAGQLLPRADLVGELSYGDETSSAGTSTESAEVRAELTIPLYQQGQVYSQVREIKQRANQARLNLRGARNTAEENAVSAWEDLQAARAQIESLEEQVRAADIALEGVRQENQVGARTVLDVLDAEQELLNAQVNLVGAQRNEIVAAYNVLQAVGKLNARAIGLDVEIFEPERNYEAVAGKWFGWGLPEEQAAQQSGRDTTATSADGSAPP